In the Nerophis ophidion isolate RoL-2023_Sa linkage group LG19, RoL_Noph_v1.0, whole genome shotgun sequence genome, one interval contains:
- the LOC133538122 gene encoding ras-associated and pleckstrin homology domains-containing protein 1-like isoform X1, translating into MERIFEDHENLVENLLNWTRDSQNRLMFTERVEKYALFKNPQNYLLGRKETCEMAERNKEALLEECFGGSSVSVPEMEGMLWLKEDGKKSWKKRYFLLRASGIYYVPKGKAKASRDLVCFLQLDHVNVYSGQDYKNKYKAPTDFCMVLKHPQIQKKSQYIKYLCCDDIRTLQQWVNSIRIAKYGKQLYTNYQDAMRRTEAAYDWSSLSSSSIKSGSSSSSLPESQSNHSDSGVSEMTSSGHTRSQSAVSSIFSDAWRRGTQGGEMMKMDAISRPIPLQIPNLSSQHLPLSQPQTPPSRGSYSDGMVPHEEYSSPPVVNMAHQAAAYVKYSTLARLQNQNQNQSQIQSRAQPPGAAQPPTYNTLPATYSTPPPPPPPSEPVQGAAATVLTLGLQSPSSLPPLPLDDESSYLPPPPPEILEANGFLPPPESHTQLSNAGLKHFLAQKFPNMVYDFPSPGESTPLQAPTLLSTPASPNAPPPAPPKTFTGGFPPQTAPKPPGPSSLPIAQSPVSPTPPHGPVKKQQSFSTGHSPNQPPPTLPKQHSLSSKNLALSPSSSFISMATSSLVKQIVNQFPGNVAASPSLPSSNSIEGSKFNPPQSPPAVKAKPKWQPGGVVATQSPEFPPPPPDNSLAEFPPPPFSKTGSPIKQSPSTSSSKRGPPAAPQRASSMRSNSGEAADERPKKVESLVNKFGQAPQTSTSSSSSSATGSPSKEFSAFPTPPPKPGKLNLANLPLALQGLQAAQHHQASSEFPSPPQHLESSPDYFPPPPSDFELFPPPPHPSEFHQPPRVAVVNPQPQTQPAAPLSSSSWKQTSLKKGAVPPPTLNRRTSNTAPYDASLPMSPPLSQTPPPSLSSYSSSTPVPPTSPKSTGPSTLALKTHFLEDLNRTLKRKSVSRHGSLTSSQLVPSTKMEPVATMDDMALLPPPPPELLHQQQDARHHTQTLSRHHARSQSAKLSSNISGYATLRRGPPPAPPKRDQSTKLTSEW; encoded by the exons ATGG AACGCATCTTCGAGGATCACGAGAACCTGGTGGAGAACCTCTTGAACTGGACCAGAGACAGTCAGAACCGCCTCATGTTCACGGAGCGGGTAGAGAAGTACGCGCTGTTCAAGAACCCGCAG AACTATTTGTTGGGGCGGAAGGAGACGTGCGAGATGGCCGAGAGGAACAAAGAGGCTCTGCTGGAG GAGTGCTTCGGGGGCAGCTCTGTGTCCGTGCCCGAGATGGAGGGCATGCTGTGGCTGAAGGAAGACGGCAAAAAGTCATGGAAAAAGCGCTACTTCCTTCTTCGGGCCTCTGGAATCTACTATGTCCCCAAAGGCAAAGCTAAG GCGTCCCGAGACCTGGTGTGTTTCCTCCAGCTGGACCACGTCAATGTGTACAGCGGACAAGACTACAAGAACAAGTACAAAGCTCCCACAGACTTCTGCATGGTGCTCAAG cacccTCAGATCCAGAAGAAGTCTCAGTACATCAAGTACCTGTGCTGCGATGACATCAGGACCCTGCAGCAGTGGGTGAACAGCATTCGCATCGCTAAA TACGGGAAGCAGCTGTACACCAACTATCAGGATGCCATGAGGAGGACGGAGGCCGCCTACGACTGGTCCTCGCTCTCTTCCTCCTCCATCAAATCGGGATCCTCCTCCTCCAGTCTTCCAG AGTCGCAGTCCAACCACTCAGACAGCGGCGTGTCGGAGATGACGTCATCAGGCCACACCCGCTCGCAGAGTGCCGTCAGCTCCATCTTCTCTGACGCGTGGAGGAGAGGAACGCAAGGAGGAGAG ATGATGAAGATGGACGCCATCAGTAGGCCCATCCCCCTGCAGATCCCCAACCTCTCTTCCCAGCACCTCCCTCTCTCCCAGCCTCAGACTCCACCCTCCCGGGGAAGTTACAGCGACGGGATGGTTCCCCATGAGGAGTACTCCTCGCCGCCAGTGGTGAACATGGCCCATCAGGCGGCCGCCTACGTCAAGTACAGCACGCTAGCTCGCCTGCAGAACCAGAACCAGAACCAGAGCCAGATCCAGTCCAGAGCGCAGCCGCCCGGTGCCGCCCAACCTCCCACCTACAACACTCTGCCCGCCACTTACAGCACGCCTCCCCCACCTCCTCCACCCTCAGAGCCAGTTCAAGGCGCCGCCGCGACTGTGCTGACGTTGGGTCTGCAGAGTCCCTCATCTCTTCCTCCTCTGCCGCTGGATGACGAATCGTCGTACCTCCCGCCGCCACCACCCGAGATCCTGGAAGCCAACGGGTTTCTCCCACCACCAGAGTCCCACACTCAACTGTCCAACGCCGGCCTCAAGCACTTTCTGGCACAGAAGTTCCCAAACATGGTGTATGACTTCCCTTCGCCTGGGGAGTCCACACCTCTTCAAGCACCCACCCTGCTCTCCACCCCTGCGTCCCCCAATGCACCCCCTCCAGCACCGCCCAAAACCTTCACTGGTGGTTTTCCCCCTCAGACCGCCCCTAAACCCCCAGGTCCATCTTCCCTCCCAATTGCACAGTCACCAGTGTCCCCTACACCCCCCCACGGCCCTGTAAAGAAGCAGCAAAGTTTCTCCACAGGCCACTCCCCCAATCAGCCGCCGCCTACCCTCCCTAAGCAGCACAGTCTCTCCTCCAAGAACCTTGCCTTgtccccctcctcctccttcatCTCCATGGCTACATCATCTCTAGTCAAACAGATCGTTAACCAGTTCCCAGGAAACGTTGCCGCTTCCCCCTCGCTTCCTTCCTCCAACTCCATTGAGGGCTCAAAGTTCAATCCCCCCCAGTCTCCCCCAGCAGTCAAGGCCAAACCAAAATGGCAGCCGGGAGGCGTTGTCGCCACGCAGTCGCCAGAATTCCCCCCACCTCCTCCTGACAATTCCCTTGCAGAGTTTCCCCCTCCGCCCTTCTCCAAAACAGGTTCCCCCATCAAACAATCCCCTTCCACCTCCTCCAGCAAGCGAGGCCCCCCTGCCGCCCCGCAGAGAGCCTCCTCCATGCGCTCAAACTCGGGCGAGGCGGCGGACGAGAGGCCCAAGAAGGTGGAAAGTCTGGTCAATAAGTTTGGACAAGCTCCTCAAACGTCTACATCCTCCAGCTCCTCCTCAGCGACTGGTTCGCCTTCAAAGGAGTTCTCTGCGTTTCCGACGCCGCCTCCCAAGCCGGGGAAGCTGAATCTGGCCAACCTGCCTTTGGCGCTCCAGGGGCTGCAAGCGGCTCAGCACCATCAGGCGTCTTCAGAGTTCCCGTCTCCGCCGCAACATCTGGAGTCGTCCCCAGACTACTTCCCGCCCCCACCCAGTGACTTTGAGCTCTTCCCTCCCCCGCCCCACCCCTCTGAGTTTCACCAGCCGCCTAGGGTGGCCGTGGTCAACCCCCAGCCTCAAACGCAGCCTGCAGCACCTTTGTCGTCTTCATCGTGGAAGCAAACCTCCCTCAAAAAGGGGGCTGTGCCTCCACCCACACTAAATCGTCGCACTAGCAACACAGCCCCTTACGACGCTTCACTACCAATGTCGCCGCCCCTCTCTcagaccccgcccccctcctTGTCTTCCTACTCCTCCTCTACCCCGGTGCCTCCCACATCCCCCAAATCCACGGGGCCGAGCACTCTGGCACTTAAGACTCATTTCCTGGAAGACCTGAACCGTACCCTCAAGAGGAAGTCGGTTTCCCGCCACGGGTCGCTCACGTCCTCCCAACTAGTCCCTTCGACCAAGATGGAGCCCGTGGCCACCATGGACGACATGGCTCTGCTGCCGCCCCCTCCGCCGGAGCTCCTGCATCAGCAGCAGGACGCCCGCCACCACACGCAAACGCTGTCCCGTCACCACGCCCGCTCTCAGTCCGCCAAACTTAGCTCCAACATTTCCGGCTATGCAACGCTGCGGCGAGGGCCGCCACCTGCGCCGCCCAAACGGGACCAAAGCACTAAACTGACCAGCGAGTGGTAG
- the LOC133538122 gene encoding ras-associated and pleckstrin homology domains-containing protein 1-like isoform X2, giving the protein MFTERVEKYALFKNPQNYLLGRKETCEMAERNKEALLEECFGGSSVSVPEMEGMLWLKEDGKKSWKKRYFLLRASGIYYVPKGKAKASRDLVCFLQLDHVNVYSGQDYKNKYKAPTDFCMVLKHPQIQKKSQYIKYLCCDDIRTLQQWVNSIRIAKYGKQLYTNYQDAMRRTEAAYDWSSLSSSSIKSGSSSSSLPESQSNHSDSGVSEMTSSGHTRSQSAVSSIFSDAWRRGTQGGEMMKMDAISRPIPLQIPNLSSQHLPLSQPQTPPSRGSYSDGMVPHEEYSSPPVVNMAHQAAAYVKYSTLARLQNQNQNQSQIQSRAQPPGAAQPPTYNTLPATYSTPPPPPPPSEPVQGAAATVLTLGLQSPSSLPPLPLDDESSYLPPPPPEILEANGFLPPPESHTQLSNAGLKHFLAQKFPNMVYDFPSPGESTPLQAPTLLSTPASPNAPPPAPPKTFTGGFPPQTAPKPPGPSSLPIAQSPVSPTPPHGPVKKQQSFSTGHSPNQPPPTLPKQHSLSSKNLALSPSSSFISMATSSLVKQIVNQFPGNVAASPSLPSSNSIEGSKFNPPQSPPAVKAKPKWQPGGVVATQSPEFPPPPPDNSLAEFPPPPFSKTGSPIKQSPSTSSSKRGPPAAPQRASSMRSNSGEAADERPKKVESLVNKFGQAPQTSTSSSSSSATGSPSKEFSAFPTPPPKPGKLNLANLPLALQGLQAAQHHQASSEFPSPPQHLESSPDYFPPPPSDFELFPPPPHPSEFHQPPRVAVVNPQPQTQPAAPLSSSSWKQTSLKKGAVPPPTLNRRTSNTAPYDASLPMSPPLSQTPPPSLSSYSSSTPVPPTSPKSTGPSTLALKTHFLEDLNRTLKRKSVSRHGSLTSSQLVPSTKMEPVATMDDMALLPPPPPELLHQQQDARHHTQTLSRHHARSQSAKLSSNISGYATLRRGPPPAPPKRDQSTKLTSEW; this is encoded by the exons ATGTTCACGGAGCGGGTAGAGAAGTACGCGCTGTTCAAGAACCCGCAG AACTATTTGTTGGGGCGGAAGGAGACGTGCGAGATGGCCGAGAGGAACAAAGAGGCTCTGCTGGAG GAGTGCTTCGGGGGCAGCTCTGTGTCCGTGCCCGAGATGGAGGGCATGCTGTGGCTGAAGGAAGACGGCAAAAAGTCATGGAAAAAGCGCTACTTCCTTCTTCGGGCCTCTGGAATCTACTATGTCCCCAAAGGCAAAGCTAAG GCGTCCCGAGACCTGGTGTGTTTCCTCCAGCTGGACCACGTCAATGTGTACAGCGGACAAGACTACAAGAACAAGTACAAAGCTCCCACAGACTTCTGCATGGTGCTCAAG cacccTCAGATCCAGAAGAAGTCTCAGTACATCAAGTACCTGTGCTGCGATGACATCAGGACCCTGCAGCAGTGGGTGAACAGCATTCGCATCGCTAAA TACGGGAAGCAGCTGTACACCAACTATCAGGATGCCATGAGGAGGACGGAGGCCGCCTACGACTGGTCCTCGCTCTCTTCCTCCTCCATCAAATCGGGATCCTCCTCCTCCAGTCTTCCAG AGTCGCAGTCCAACCACTCAGACAGCGGCGTGTCGGAGATGACGTCATCAGGCCACACCCGCTCGCAGAGTGCCGTCAGCTCCATCTTCTCTGACGCGTGGAGGAGAGGAACGCAAGGAGGAGAG ATGATGAAGATGGACGCCATCAGTAGGCCCATCCCCCTGCAGATCCCCAACCTCTCTTCCCAGCACCTCCCTCTCTCCCAGCCTCAGACTCCACCCTCCCGGGGAAGTTACAGCGACGGGATGGTTCCCCATGAGGAGTACTCCTCGCCGCCAGTGGTGAACATGGCCCATCAGGCGGCCGCCTACGTCAAGTACAGCACGCTAGCTCGCCTGCAGAACCAGAACCAGAACCAGAGCCAGATCCAGTCCAGAGCGCAGCCGCCCGGTGCCGCCCAACCTCCCACCTACAACACTCTGCCCGCCACTTACAGCACGCCTCCCCCACCTCCTCCACCCTCAGAGCCAGTTCAAGGCGCCGCCGCGACTGTGCTGACGTTGGGTCTGCAGAGTCCCTCATCTCTTCCTCCTCTGCCGCTGGATGACGAATCGTCGTACCTCCCGCCGCCACCACCCGAGATCCTGGAAGCCAACGGGTTTCTCCCACCACCAGAGTCCCACACTCAACTGTCCAACGCCGGCCTCAAGCACTTTCTGGCACAGAAGTTCCCAAACATGGTGTATGACTTCCCTTCGCCTGGGGAGTCCACACCTCTTCAAGCACCCACCCTGCTCTCCACCCCTGCGTCCCCCAATGCACCCCCTCCAGCACCGCCCAAAACCTTCACTGGTGGTTTTCCCCCTCAGACCGCCCCTAAACCCCCAGGTCCATCTTCCCTCCCAATTGCACAGTCACCAGTGTCCCCTACACCCCCCCACGGCCCTGTAAAGAAGCAGCAAAGTTTCTCCACAGGCCACTCCCCCAATCAGCCGCCGCCTACCCTCCCTAAGCAGCACAGTCTCTCCTCCAAGAACCTTGCCTTgtccccctcctcctccttcatCTCCATGGCTACATCATCTCTAGTCAAACAGATCGTTAACCAGTTCCCAGGAAACGTTGCCGCTTCCCCCTCGCTTCCTTCCTCCAACTCCATTGAGGGCTCAAAGTTCAATCCCCCCCAGTCTCCCCCAGCAGTCAAGGCCAAACCAAAATGGCAGCCGGGAGGCGTTGTCGCCACGCAGTCGCCAGAATTCCCCCCACCTCCTCCTGACAATTCCCTTGCAGAGTTTCCCCCTCCGCCCTTCTCCAAAACAGGTTCCCCCATCAAACAATCCCCTTCCACCTCCTCCAGCAAGCGAGGCCCCCCTGCCGCCCCGCAGAGAGCCTCCTCCATGCGCTCAAACTCGGGCGAGGCGGCGGACGAGAGGCCCAAGAAGGTGGAAAGTCTGGTCAATAAGTTTGGACAAGCTCCTCAAACGTCTACATCCTCCAGCTCCTCCTCAGCGACTGGTTCGCCTTCAAAGGAGTTCTCTGCGTTTCCGACGCCGCCTCCCAAGCCGGGGAAGCTGAATCTGGCCAACCTGCCTTTGGCGCTCCAGGGGCTGCAAGCGGCTCAGCACCATCAGGCGTCTTCAGAGTTCCCGTCTCCGCCGCAACATCTGGAGTCGTCCCCAGACTACTTCCCGCCCCCACCCAGTGACTTTGAGCTCTTCCCTCCCCCGCCCCACCCCTCTGAGTTTCACCAGCCGCCTAGGGTGGCCGTGGTCAACCCCCAGCCTCAAACGCAGCCTGCAGCACCTTTGTCGTCTTCATCGTGGAAGCAAACCTCCCTCAAAAAGGGGGCTGTGCCTCCACCCACACTAAATCGTCGCACTAGCAACACAGCCCCTTACGACGCTTCACTACCAATGTCGCCGCCCCTCTCTcagaccccgcccccctcctTGTCTTCCTACTCCTCCTCTACCCCGGTGCCTCCCACATCCCCCAAATCCACGGGGCCGAGCACTCTGGCACTTAAGACTCATTTCCTGGAAGACCTGAACCGTACCCTCAAGAGGAAGTCGGTTTCCCGCCACGGGTCGCTCACGTCCTCCCAACTAGTCCCTTCGACCAAGATGGAGCCCGTGGCCACCATGGACGACATGGCTCTGCTGCCGCCCCCTCCGCCGGAGCTCCTGCATCAGCAGCAGGACGCCCGCCACCACACGCAAACGCTGTCCCGTCACCACGCCCGCTCTCAGTCCGCCAAACTTAGCTCCAACATTTCCGGCTATGCAACGCTGCGGCGAGGGCCGCCACCTGCGCCGCCCAAACGGGACCAAAGCACTAAACTGACCAGCGAGTGGTAG